Proteins from a genomic interval of Bradyrhizobium sp. CCGB01:
- a CDS encoding MbtH family protein, which translates to MMVFDRDDVTFTVVVNHEEQYSIWPTFKEIPGGWKAAGKTGSKKECLDHIEHVWTDMRPLSLRKFMDDATPKQSA; encoded by the coding sequence ATGATGGTGTTCGACAGAGACGACGTCACCTTCACCGTCGTCGTCAATCACGAAGAGCAATACTCCATCTGGCCGACGTTCAAGGAAATTCCGGGCGGCTGGAAGGCGGCGGGCAAGACGGGCAGCAAGAAGGAATGTCTCGACCACATCGAACATGTGTGGACCGACATGCGCCCGCTCAGCTTGCGCAAATTCATGGATGACGCGACGCCCAAGCAGTCGGCGTAG